Below is a genomic region from Tepidiforma bonchosmolovskayae.
CGCCCTCGAGTTCCCGGCGCAGGCAGCGCTGGCCTGCACCTCGGCGCTGGCTCTCGGGGCGGTGCGGCTGCGGGTCAGTCTTCGAGGATGAAGGTGACCTTCATGTTGACGCGGTATTCCTTGATGGCGCCGTCTTCGACGCTGACGGTCTGCTCCTGGACCCAGGCGCCTTTGACGTTGCGGAGGGTCTTGTTCGCCCGTTCGATGCCGACCTTGATGGCGTCTTCGAACGAGACGGGCGAAGCAGCGGTGATTTCGGTGACGCGTGCGACGGACATGACGCACCTCCACGTGGGATGCCCGCACCATAGCACACTGCATTGCAGGCCGGCGTGCCCTGAATGGCGCATCGGCAGTGGGCCAGAAGGTCCGGACCGCGCCGGTGGACGGTAGCGCACGCGGCTGCGAGACTGGCGACCGAACCGAAGGGGAGTAGCCCCGGCGCGCGTCATCGACATGCTCCCGCTGCGGCGGGCGGTGGCGCGGCCCGGCTGAAGGGCCGGGCGGGTGAGACTTTCGGCCAGCACACCATGCTGTGTGCCGGCCGAGGGTGCTCCCCGAAGCGGCCGGCACACGAGGAGCTTCGTGATGTCGGCGTTTTTCGTTTCGACGGTCCTGATTTTCGCTGCTGAGCTGGGCGATAAGTCGCAGCTCGTGGCGCTCTGGTTCGCGACGCGGTACCGGTGGTGGCTGGTGCTCGCAGGCGTGAGCACGGCGACGCTCGTGGTGCACCTGGGGTCGGTCGCAATCGGCCTGGCGTTCGATGAGCTGCTCCCGGAGCGGGTGGTGCTCACCGTGGTGGGCCTTTCGTTCTTCGGGTTCGCGCTCTGGAGCGTGCGCGGCGACCGGTTGGACGAGGAGCCGGGCGAGCCGCGGCTGGGCGCGCGGTTCGGCGCCTTCGGCGTGGTGACGGCGGCTTTCTTCCTCTCGGAGCTGGGGGATAAAACGATGCTGGCCACGGTTTCCCTCGCCGGGCGCGAATCGAGCGCCGTCGGGGTGTGGCTCGGCTCGACGTTGGGGATGGTGCTCGCCGATGCGGTGGCGATTGCGGCCGGTGTGCTGGCCGGCAAACGGCTGCCGCAACGGGCGATCGCCGTGGTCGCGGCGCTGCTCTTTGTCGCCTTCGGCAGTGCGGCGCTGTGGCAGGCGTGGCGGTAGCGGCTACCCGCGGCGGCGGATGGCGACCGCGGAGAGGGCGATGGAGCCCGCGGCGAAGAGGGCCATCGCGGCGAGCGAGGCGCCGAGGTGCGTGCCCGGGAGGTCGGTAACCGTGGCGCGGACGGCGTCGGCGGCGTAGCTGGGCGGCGCGAAGCGGGCCGTTTCGCGCAGGAGCGCCGGGAGCTGCTCGCGCGGCATCAGGACGGGCGCGAAGAAGAGGACGTAGAAGATGATGAGCTGCGTGGCCGCGTTGGTGACCTGCTGATGGGGCGAGTAGACGGCGAGGGCGATGCCGACCCCGGCGAGCGAGGCGATGCCGAGCACGATGACCGCGGGGAAGAGGGGGCTGAGCTGGAGGGCGATGCCGTAGTGCCAGGCGCCGAAGAGGAGGCAGAAGACGATGCCGGGGAGGGCCATGAGCCCGACCACGGTCACAAGGGCGAGGAGGTACGCCTCGCGGCTGATGGGCATGGCGAGGAAGTAGTCGAGCCGCCCTTCGTGCTTCGACTGAGCGAGAATCTGGGGGAGCATCACGAGGCCGATGGTCACCAGCCCCTGGGTGGCGGTCCCGGTGATGATGTAGAGGGCCGTCTGCTCGCGGATGTCGGGGATGAGGTAGCCGAAGCCGAGGACGAACCCGAGGGTGAACCCGGCCTGGATGACAGCGACCATGGGCACTTCGGCGCGCATGCTGCGCAGCTCCATGGAGACGAGGTCGCGGTACTGGCGGAGGAAGGCGGTCACGCGCGGGCTCCTGCGGGAAGAGGTGCGGAGCCGCCGGGCGCGGCCGGGGCCATGGCGGCAGCGTAGATGTCATCGAGGGTGGGCGGGCCGATGCGGAAGTCGAGGACGTCGCCGGCGGCCCGGAGCCGGGCGAGCCAGGCGGCGACGGCGGGCAGGTCGGCGGCATCGAAGAGGCAGGAGGAGGGGCCGTCCGGCGCCAGGGCGGGGTGCGGGGCAAGCGGCCGGGCGGCGGTGACCTCGAGGCGGAGCCGCTCGGTGACGAGGCCGCGCAGGGCGGCGGGCGAACCCTCGCGGATGATCCGGCCGGCGTTCATGATGGCGAGCCGGTCGATGACGCGCTCGGCTTCGGCGAGGTTATGGGTCACGAGGAGGATGGTCGCGCCCCCGCGGCCGAGCTCGGCGATGAGGTCCCAGAGCACCGCGCGCCGGAGGGGGTCGACGTCGTTGGTGGGCTCATCGAGGACGAGGAGGCGCGCGGGGGCCGCGACGGCTGCAGCGAAACCGGCCAGGCGGCGGACGCCGCCCGAGGCCGCGTGCATGGCGGTGTTCCGGAAGGGGCCGAGGTCGAGCCGCTCGACCAGGCGGGCAGCGGCAGCCCGCGCCTCGCGGGGCGGGACGCCCCTGAGGCGGGCCGCGAACTCGATCGTCTCGGCGACGGTGAGCGACTGGAGGTCGAAGCTGCCCTGGGGGAGGAAGCCGATGTTGCGGCGGGCGAAGCCGGGGTCGGCGACGATATCGACGCCGTCGAGGGTGATGCTGCCGGAGGTGGGCCTGGCCAGCCCGAGGAGCTGGCGGACGAGGGTGGTCTTGCCGGCGCCGTTCGGGCCGAGCAGGGCGAAGACTTCGCCCGGGAAGAGGTCGAGGCAGACGTGGTCGTTGGCGAGGGTGCCGTTCCGGTACCGCTTGACGAGGTCGCGGACGCTGAGGACCGGCGGCAGCGGGGTCACCTGGCGGACTCCGAGCGGGCGGCAGTGCGGGTGAGCAGGTCCTCGATGGCGTCGAGTGCGGCCGCGACGGCCTCCGGGTCGGCGCCCGCGCGGGCGGCGGCGGCGGTCGCGAGGCCGCGGAGGTCGAGGTCGCGGGCGATGTCGCGGAACGCCATGGCGGTGAGGAGGCCGGCGGACGCGCGGTCGACGAGTTCGTCGAAGGGCGGGACGGAGCCGCCGTGGCGGGCGGCTTCGATGAGGGTGCGGGCGAAGCCGAGGAGCAGGTCGAGCGGCCGGGGATCTTCTGCGGACATTCTTCACCTCCGTGTGGCAGATCTTAAGAATTACCTTGAGGAAGTCAAGAATAAATTTCGCTCATGAGGGCCGACGAGCCCGGCGAACGTTAGGCAGGGCTGGCGTAGGCTTCTCCCATGCCGGGGGCAGCGAGCCGGGGCAGATTCGGCGAGGTGGCGCGCTATTTCCTTCGCCTGGGGTGCATCGCCTTCGGCGGGCCGGCGGCGCACGTCGCCATCATGCGGCGCGAGCTGGTGGACGAACGGCGCTGGCTGAGCGACCGGGAGTTCCTCGACATGCTCGGGGTGACGAACCTCATCCCCGGCCCGAATTCAACGGAGAT
It encodes:
- a CDS encoding ABC transporter permease, translating into MTAFLRQYRDLVSMELRSMRAEVPMVAVIQAGFTLGFVLGFGYLIPDIREQTALYIITGTATQGLVTIGLVMLPQILAQSKHEGRLDYFLAMPISREAYLLALVTVVGLMALPGIVFCLLFGAWHYGIALQLSPLFPAVIVLGIASLAGVGIALAVYSPHQQVTNAATQLIIFYVLFFAPVLMPREQLPALLRETARFAPPSYAADAVRATVTDLPGTHLGASLAAMALFAAGSIALSAVAIRRRG
- a CDS encoding dodecin family protein: MSVARVTEITAASPVSFEDAIKVGIERANKTLRNVKGAWVQEQTVSVEDGAIKEYRVNMKVTFILED
- a CDS encoding TMEM165/GDT1 family protein, which translates into the protein MSAFFVSTVLIFAAELGDKSQLVALWFATRYRWWLVLAGVSTATLVVHLGSVAIGLAFDELLPERVVLTVVGLSFFGFALWSVRGDRLDEEPGEPRLGARFGAFGVVTAAFFLSELGDKTMLATVSLAGRESSAVGVWLGSTLGMVLADAVAIAAGVLAGKRLPQRAIAVVAALLFVAFGSAALWQAWR
- a CDS encoding ABC transporter ATP-binding protein: MTPLPPVLSVRDLVKRYRNGTLANDHVCLDLFPGEVFALLGPNGAGKTTLVRQLLGLARPTSGSITLDGVDIVADPGFARRNIGFLPQGSFDLQSLTVAETIEFAARLRGVPPREARAAAARLVERLDLGPFRNTAMHAASGGVRRLAGFAAAVAAPARLLVLDEPTNDVDPLRRAVLWDLIAELGRGGATILLVTHNLAEAERVIDRLAIMNAGRIIREGSPAALRGLVTERLRLEVTAARPLAPHPALAPDGPSSCLFDAADLPAVAAWLARLRAAGDVLDFRIGPPTLDDIYAAAMAPAAPGGSAPLPAGARA